The following coding sequences lie in one Heyndrickxia oleronia genomic window:
- a CDS encoding SET domain-containing protein, whose product MIEIKTSPLSDGEFNRGVFATCDIKKGQLIHEAPVISYPNDQHQYIEHTILADYAFEYGINHSAILLGYGMLFNHSYEPNAIYEINFKNHTFDFFAYTDIKAGDEILINYNGDVDDKEQLWFNQD is encoded by the coding sequence ATGATTGAAATAAAAACATCTCCACTAAGTGATGGAGAATTCAATAGAGGGGTATTTGCGACATGTGATATCAAAAAAGGACAACTTATCCATGAAGCACCTGTCATTTCTTATCCAAACGACCAGCATCAATACATTGAACATACCATACTCGCTGATTACGCTTTTGAGTATGGCATAAATCATTCTGCGATCCTTCTTGGTTATGGAATGTTGTTTAACCATTCTTATGAACCTAATGCAATTTATGAGATTAACTTTAAAAATCACACATTTGATTTCTTTGCTTACACAGATATAAAAGCTGGGGATGAGATTCTAATCAATTATAATGGTGATGTGGATGACAAAGAACAGCTCTGGTTTAATCAGGACTAA
- a CDS encoding MerR family transcriptional regulator, with amino-acid sequence MGTYSIKQVSKKSGLTEDAIRYYEKIGLLPYAKRKLNGHRIYDEEDIERMELIICLKKTGMSLNEMKHILQYPVKDKLSSTPELKSTLLEYKEKVMTQIHDLQSIVAFIDAKLENDETLFRPQINKGNKYG; translated from the coding sequence TTGGGTACATATTCTATCAAGCAAGTATCTAAGAAATCCGGTTTAACCGAAGATGCGATTCGCTATTATGAAAAAATCGGTTTGCTTCCTTATGCAAAAAGAAAACTGAATGGACATCGAATATACGATGAAGAAGATATAGAGAGAATGGAACTAATCATTTGTCTAAAAAAAACAGGAATGTCATTAAATGAGATGAAACATATTTTACAATATCCTGTAAAAGATAAACTTAGTTCTACTCCCGAGTTAAAAAGTACTCTTTTAGAATATAAAGAAAAAGTCATGACTCAAATACATGATCTTCAAAGTATTGTGGCGTTTATTGATGCTAAGCTAGAGAACGATGAAACGCTATTTCGTCCACAAATAAATAAAGGCAACAAATATGGTTAG
- a CDS encoding MFS transporter has product MLAKEQASFESFIDSPEQLKKIYRRVLFVVSLSQIFGGAGLAAGVTVGALLAQQMLGTDAYAGVPSALITLGSAGAAFLVGKLSQRYGRRTGLSTGFIVGGLGAIGVVIAAMMNSVILLFASLLIYGAGTATNLQARYAGTDLANSKQRATAISTTMVMTTFGAVAGPNLVEIMGKFAVFIGVPSLTGPFILSATAFILAGIVLFTMLRPDPLEIAKRIAAYKQVKGHGNKSESVNSSRNKSGLMVGATVMVLTQIVMVAIMTMTPVHMKHHGHGLSEVGLVIGFHIGAMYLPSLVTGILVDKIGRTAMSIASGITLLCAGLLAALAPSDSLVLLIIALSLLGLGWNFGLISGTAQIVDSTEPSTRAKIQGTLDVFIALAGASGGALSGMVVANASYTALSLGGGLLSLLLIPIVIWSRRGNA; this is encoded by the coding sequence ATGTTGGCAAAAGAGCAAGCTTCCTTTGAGAGTTTTATAGATTCGCCAGAACAGCTAAAAAAAATATATAGACGCGTGTTATTTGTCGTGAGCTTGTCACAAATATTTGGTGGGGCAGGACTTGCAGCAGGAGTTACGGTAGGTGCTCTTTTGGCACAACAAATGCTTGGAACAGATGCCTATGCAGGAGTTCCATCTGCTTTAATTACTTTGGGTTCAGCGGGTGCGGCTTTTCTCGTAGGAAAACTTTCACAACGTTATGGGCGTCGTACAGGTTTATCAACTGGTTTTATTGTAGGTGGACTCGGAGCAATTGGCGTAGTTATTGCTGCCATGATGAATAGTGTCATTTTATTATTTGCATCGCTCTTAATTTATGGGGCAGGAACTGCAACCAATTTACAAGCTCGTTATGCGGGGACTGACTTAGCAAATAGTAAACAGCGAGCAACTGCGATTAGTACAACAATGGTGATGACAACATTTGGGGCAGTGGCAGGACCGAATTTAGTAGAAATTATGGGCAAATTCGCAGTGTTTATAGGTGTGCCTTCTCTTACGGGTCCATTTATCTTATCAGCTACAGCATTTATCTTGGCAGGGATAGTGCTTTTTACTATGTTGCGTCCTGACCCATTAGAAATTGCCAAAAGGATTGCAGCGTATAAGCAGGTTAAAGGGCATGGAAATAAATCAGAATCTGTCAATAGTTCAAGAAATAAAAGCGGTCTTATGGTTGGTGCAACAGTCATGGTTCTAACTCAAATTGTGATGGTTGCTATTATGACGATGACACCAGTCCATATGAAGCATCATGGGCATGGATTATCTGAGGTAGGATTAGTGATAGGATTTCATATAGGCGCAATGTATCTTCCTTCACTTGTCACAGGCATCCTTGTTGATAAAATTGGACGAACAGCAATGAGTATAGCATCAGGGATTACATTGTTATGCGCTGGCCTGCTAGCAGCATTAGCACCAAGCGATTCTCTTGTTCTATTAATAATTGCTCTATCTTTACTTGGATTAGGGTGGAACTTTGGTTTAATTAGTGGAACGGCTCAAATAGTTGATTCTACAGAGCCTTCAACCCGAGCAAAAATACAAGGAACCCTCGATGTTTTTATCGCATTAGCAGGGGCTTCTGGTGGAGCTCTTTCGGGAATGGTGGTAGCTAATGCAAGTTATACAGCATTATCTTTAGGTGGGGGTCTTTTATCCTTACTTCTTATACCAATTGTCATCTGGTCTCGTAGAGGGAATGCTTAA
- a CDS encoding CBO0543 family protein codes for MRIEWWILLSLYAVTTGILFFIPKNKIRLAVVAFLFKQVITFLVGLLVVELGLIEYPIRSFASINRTSFDYEFYFFPVTCAVFNVWYPNHRSPLIQLVYYIVFSTVLTIGEIILEKYTELIHYIHWEWYISWITIFISFFIVRRFCIWFFSKSII; via the coding sequence ATGAGGATTGAATGGTGGATTTTGTTATCCTTGTATGCAGTAACAACAGGAATTCTTTTTTTTATACCTAAAAATAAAATTCGACTTGCAGTAGTTGCCTTTTTGTTTAAACAGGTCATTACTTTTCTTGTAGGTCTATTGGTCGTAGAATTGGGACTGATTGAATATCCTATTCGGTCATTTGCTTCAATTAATCGGACTAGCTTTGACTATGAATTTTATTTCTTTCCAGTCACATGTGCCGTTTTTAATGTATGGTATCCAAATCATCGAAGTCCCCTTATCCAGTTGGTTTATTATATAGTTTTCAGCACAGTATTGACGATCGGTGAAATAATTTTAGAAAAATACACCGAACTCATTCATTACATACATTGGGAATGGTATATCAGCTGGATTACAATTTTTATTTCATTTTTTATAGTACGGAGATTTTGTATTTGGTTTTTTTCAAAATCTATAATTTGA
- a CDS encoding SDR family NAD(P)-dependent oxidoreductase, whose translation MNAQNKVVLITGANSGVGLELTKNLLSQGMEVISLIRSEFPNDHPIIIHALKKKQLRIYKADLADFSSLRNVLGQIKKREAKIDLLFNNAGVCFAEYKYSKQGREIHFEVNTLIPYIITLELKELLLQGQDKTIINTSSNSLLFLKQFDLNTVIDPKLIPFKKIIGPYGNSKLALSLWTNGIAPKLLIEGIKIRSVCPGPNRTKLTKGKRIPSYLIPIRNLIFSPPSKGASRLYDAAFDFNSETTGIFINKGKETVIKFSEYEGTILNRLHDIYKNEFLV comes from the coding sequence ATGAACGCACAAAATAAAGTAGTTTTGATTACAGGGGCTAACTCTGGGGTTGGCTTGGAGCTGACGAAAAATCTGTTATCCCAAGGAATGGAAGTAATTTCTTTAATACGATCTGAATTTCCAAATGACCACCCAATAATCATTCATGCTCTTAAAAAGAAACAGTTAAGAATATATAAAGCTGACTTAGCCGATTTCTCCAGCCTAAGAAACGTACTAGGTCAGATTAAGAAAAGAGAGGCCAAGATTGACTTGCTTTTCAATAATGCAGGAGTTTGTTTTGCTGAATACAAATATTCCAAACAAGGGCGTGAAATACATTTTGAAGTTAATACATTAATACCCTACATCATTACGTTGGAACTTAAAGAACTGTTACTACAGGGCCAGGATAAAACGATCATTAATACCTCTTCCAATTCTTTATTATTTTTAAAGCAATTTGACTTAAATACAGTAATCGATCCTAAGCTCATTCCATTTAAAAAGATTATAGGTCCATATGGGAATAGTAAATTAGCCCTTTCCCTGTGGACAAATGGAATTGCTCCGAAGCTATTGATTGAGGGAATAAAAATCCGTAGTGTCTGTCCAGGACCAAACAGAACGAAGTTGACTAAGGGCAAAAGAATACCCAGTTACCTCATTCCAATAAGAAACCTTATTTTTTCGCCGCCAAGTAAAGGTGCATCTCGATTATACGATGCTGCTTTCGATTTCAACAGTGAAACTACTGGGATTTTTATAAACAAGGGCAAAGAAACTGTAATTAAATTCTCGGAGTATGAGGGGACGATTCTTAATCGGCTGCATGATATTTACAAAAATGAGTTTCTCGTATAG
- a CDS encoding nitroreductase family protein, which translates to MTKDFYTALKERRSYYGINKEVQVSDERIKEIVEFAVKYTPSAFNSQTARLVVLTGEAHNKLWDITTETLRKVVGNGDFTGTQQKMDSFKAGYGTVLFFEDEAVVKSLQEQFALYADNFPIWSNQASGMHQLVVWTALESEGLGASLQHYNPLIDDEVKKEWNIPGNWKLIAQMPFGNPTAPVGEKEFQPLEDRVKFYK; encoded by the coding sequence ATGACTAAAGATTTCTATACTGCACTTAAAGAAAGACGTTCTTACTATGGAATTAATAAGGAAGTACAAGTATCAGACGAAAGAATTAAAGAAATAGTAGAATTTGCTGTAAAATACACTCCGTCAGCTTTCAATTCTCAAACTGCACGTTTAGTTGTTTTAACTGGTGAAGCACATAATAAATTATGGGACATTACAACTGAAACATTAAGAAAAGTAGTTGGTAACGGAGACTTTACAGGAACTCAACAGAAAATGGATTCCTTTAAAGCAGGTTATGGAACAGTATTATTCTTTGAAGATGAGGCCGTAGTTAAATCACTTCAAGAACAATTTGCTTTATATGCTGATAACTTTCCAATTTGGTCAAACCAAGCATCAGGAATGCACCAATTAGTGGTGTGGACAGCATTGGAATCAGAGGGATTAGGAGCATCTTTACAACATTATAATCCCCTAATTGATGATGAAGTGAAAAAAGAATGGAATATTCCTGGTAATTGGAAGCTTATTGCGCAAATGCCATTTGGTAATCCAACAGCTCCAGTGGGTGAAAAAGAATTCCAACCACTTGAAGACCGTGTAAAATTTTATAAATAA